ACTTACTGGCAAATTGATACATGgagataaaatataatttctgtttcttttaattagttaaaacataaatataaaaagATAATGATATACGTTATCTGACGATCCTCATATTGCATGTTATCACGTTCTTCTCTATCTCATTGTCAAATTTAGATTCAGAGAAAAACTAAAGGGATTTAGAAGATCAATCACTCGTTctacataattaaatattatgatttcaagtaCGCTTCCGTCACAATTTGTTAGTTAAATTCTTGATTATATAACATTATGATGGGTTCTACAGGATTAAATATTATGAAATCTGCTAAATTCATCTTTGATTTACGGAAAAATGCAGAAAGCAATGCGGAGGTACATCAGTTGTAACATGTCGCTCTTGTTCATTTAGAAGTAATAGTTGAATATTTATGTCAGGTTAAAGGCTTGGATGTGGATGCGCTTTTCATTTCTCACATTCAAGTTAACCAAGCTCGAAAGCAAAGGCGAACTCATGGGAAAATAAATTGTATGTTGTTTATTTATTCAATCATGTGTTGTCCAAAGTTTGAACTAATAATAATTTGCTATCTCCCTACCACGTTGAGCTGATTCTTTCGGAAAATGAAACAATAATATTTTGGATGGGAAAAGTGTACCCTTCGTTCATAATATTACATGCTTATATACATCCTAATACAAAGATCTTAGCATAAATAAGTACAATCAAATCTCTTAAATATCTACACTAACCAAGGAAAGAATACATGCTTAATATACAATATTTGTTTCCAATACCCCCTCAAGTTGGAGCATGCAAATTTTGAATGCCCAACTTGCGAAGTAAATGCTCAAATGAGTGTTTTCCCAGCATTTTTGTAAACAAATCAGCGAGTTATTCGGAGATCTTGACATGAGCTGGCTTGATCATGCCATTATGTATGACATCTCGTACAAAGTGCCAATCGATCTCGATGTGTTTTGTTCGCTCATTAAACACCGGGTTGACCGTGATATATAGTGCTGCTTGACTGTCACAATATAAATTAATAGAAGTCGGATAATCCACATTGAGAGCCAGCAGAAGCTCTTGCATCCATTTCAGTTCACACGTAGTTGCAGCCATCGAAAGATACTCCGCCTCAGCCGAAGATCATGATACTATATGTTGTTTCGTAGTCTTCCAAGAGATTGGTGAATTCCCAAGAAGAATGAACCATCCAATCAAAAAACGACATGTAAGCGGGCAACCAGCCCAATCAGAGTCGCACCAAGCATAAAAACGCAAGTCAATGTCGGATCGCAACATAATTCCTTGCCCAGGCCAGAAAAGTACGGATTGTAATCATTTTTGTCACTGGTGCAAACATCTCATGATAGTCAATCCCTTTAAGCTGTCGATTGCCTAGAATCACCAGCTGGGCCTTGTAGCGCTCGTTAGTGCCATCAGCATTGTATTTGATCTTGTACACCTATTTACAATTGATGGCTCTTTTTCCATGTGGCAAGGGCACTACAATCCATGTCACATTATCCTCCAAAGCTTGTATTTCTTTCTGCATCGTGTCCCTCCATTTCTCATCTTGCACTGTTGTACCAAACGAACTTGGTTGCACACCCCTAGTTACAGCTGCCAAGAAAGCACGATGTACCACAGAGAATTTATCATAGTTCACGTAATGTTCAATGGGATAGTGACTATCTAAGATGAGCCTGGAGAGGGGTTCAAGGACGAAGTGAACTTCTGAACTGTGTGCAAGACATAGTCGTGTAGGCGAGTGGATTCTTGTCACTGTCTGTGACCACACCCCAATGGTTCTTCGGTTTTGTTGTCGATATCTTTGTTAGTGCCCCCTAACTTCTGCTAATTCGATAGTTTGGGCTCCATTAAGTTGTTCTCCTGTTATGTCTCCATTTTCACTAGAATCTTTTTTTTGTTTGGTTGTCCCTGATGGCATTTCTTCTTCACCAAAATAACCATCAGTATTATTGTTGTCGAATTTGTCATATTCAACCTTATTCTCGTACGTGAACTCTTTTTCCAAGAATACGACGTCTCTCGAAACAAAGAACTCCTTAGAATCAATATCATACAAGCTCTATCTTTTCTTCCCAAATAGGTATCTGACGAAGACGCATTTCCTACTTAGACTAGCGAATTTATCACCACCACGTTTCTGATTATGAGCATAagccaagcaaccaaaaactgGACATTCTTATATGAAGGAGCATCACCAAATAACAATTCATAAGGTGTTTTTCCTTCTAGCAAAATAGAAGGAGTACGATTAATGAAACGTCTATTACTTAAAAtaatactagaaattttttttttgtaagctCATTTTCGAAATTAGATCTTTATGCATGCAGGCGATAGTATCTGAAAAtttctcattttaaaataaaagtaatcAACTAATAGATGAAATTACTGCAGTTTAAAAATAGGCAATTCGACAACCCTCGACAtacgttttaaaaaataaaacaaatatgaaACATGTAAAGATCCTGATAaccatcaaataataaaatgaatgagTATGAAAATATCAATCCACCCCTAACTCAGAACATAATGTGCGAAAAATACGGTCCTCGGGTTCGAGTGCGCACATCCAACTCCGCCTACTTTGTTTTCGGCACCTCCAATCCCCTAATCAATATGCTCACGTGCATCATtcacacatagtgagtctaaagacttaacacacATGTAACGTTAtctcaaatacatatacataacaggcaacagtgaaaaataccgtaATAAAactacatttcatgatcttaaaaagttttatgcataataatGACCTGTCGGagcataaacatattcatagaaaatctcatcatctcaacatatacgtgttcgttttcttaatttgaattccgttcattagttgtgactttcgtatcatcgtattaggcgatggatctatctacgtataaccgcggtacctgacggcggggacatcagccacagtattacccatccactgagctttggccttacatgtcatcgtattatcgtgtcatcgtattagtccaCAATCatttctcatccttcaaaacatgtcatcgtatatgtcacttataaaaatcatgcatatatgtaaatttttcttaaaatcaagcatgcaacgtatttttcatattcaCATAAAAAGTCTTACTCGTgataacataaaaatttaaaacatgtcaaatcgTGTTTAGGGCGCTGCCAGAATTTCTAACTCGActtgggtgcaaaatgatcattttgctcCTGGAACCCCTAATTGAACATTTTGCCCATGGACCTCATAATTTCGatccgaagccaaccaaactccttaaaacacctaaaaacataattataagcATTTTCCAAGGGTAATATCGAGCCCGTTCCGTAACTAATGTGATTCGTTTAAAACTTGGATtggggtctcggttttaacccgaatcaacccgaaacttaaccaaatttttcccaacgtAAACCGTAACTTGAATCTACACAACCAGCCCCTAAAACACTCGTTCCAGACCCCTTTTGACCTACGAACAATGCCTGAACAttgctggaaatttccagcGTGCACAAGTCGCAACCCTAGTTGCACCAACCCACGTTTTATAAATCCTAGCCTAAAATCCGACGTGTACAGCCCTCAACCCGACACCCTAGGACTAAGACCGAGCCAAGGAAACCCCCCCTCCGGGACCATTCAACCTGCGCCTACAGCCCCTTGAAATCGGTTGCACGCCCTTCCCCTTGACATACCAAACCCGACCCTAGTTGCCCTCGACCTCCACTTAGCCCGAGACCAGCCATGTGAGGACCTCCCCTAGGCCTTGGTTTGGACCCTCCTAGACAGCACCATGGTCTGGTCTAGTCCCCCTTGGCCATGATTCCCTTTTCCTTACACTAGACCAACCAAAACCCTAGCCGCTCAAGGAAAAACGATAGGCCCTCACTACATTCGTGGACAACTCGAGACTCCAGTCCCTAGACACCTTCATTAATTCCCATCGTTAATAGCTCCCTAGCAACCCAAGTCGGCAGCCCCTTAcacaaccacaaagaaaactTGAGTATGTAACAAAAGAATGCACTTTTCATGTCAAAAATTTGCAACAAAATGACACCACATGATATATCAGAGAATTCCTCatgcaaatatatatacatcagcatataaatgacgtgaatgatgagaaaaatagatacatggcgtgccttagaGATTATGTGCTCTAAAACTTAAAGATATGTGCGTAGGACTTGACCGGAGAGGCGGGGAAGGAACATTTCTTGAAACCTAGAGAGAAAATCGAGAATGCTGCTGGTTTTTTTGAAAAAGGAGGGCTGCTTAATGAGGGAAGGGGCGGCCACCTTGAGtatattaggtttagggtttagtttTTAATTTTAAGCCATAATATAATACACTAACGGGCtctttattaaaatttaaagggTTAAAAGGGTTTTGGACCCACTAAGCACtaaaataaatacatcaaacCCAATGacactcccaaaaaatatttcgttttggtatatttttgaaaatattgaccGAACCCACAAAAAATCCATCGattcgctaaattttgcgtaccggttaaaaatatgactcgacgagtaaaaatactcaaCCAATGCCCAATTTCAAAAATCACACTTAAATACAtctcatattaattaattaaaattaataattcaataaaattatttttcttgattatCTTCGGTCACCGTTACTCGTTCgaacgcgaaatgcaacttaaatccctaatgcatgaaaccttaacaaacaatgaaataaacacttattcatgcaataatcatacattcaatgcataaaaatcattaaacacatattttaaataaaaccatagattgcatgcagtcaggttacatagttcgaatttcctagaccttacaattaATCAGGTACGCAGCTGTCAAGACACACTCTCCCCAAAACTCAATAGGTAGGCTAGCTTGAAAGCGCTGTGAACGTGCGACATTGAGGATGTGGCGATGTTACGTTCCACTCTTCTATTTTGTTGAGGAGTCCCAATACACGAAGTTTGATGTATTATCATGTTTTCCACAAATTATTTACTCAAGCAAGTAAACTCCGTTTCATTATCACTTCACATAATTTTCACATGTTCTTTAAATTATCTATGTATCATAGTGATAAAATTTTGAAGAGTCTGTCATACCTTGACTTTATCATTCAATAAATAGACTCACACTCCTTTGGAATGATCATCAAAAAATAATGTGCACCACAAAAGGTCGGAGTTCTATAAGGACCCCACAAATCACAATGAATCATTTCAAAAATGGTGGATGTCTTATTATTACTTGAGAAAAATTCTCCCCGACATTGTTTTGCTCGTAAACAAATATCACAAGTTCTAACAGAATCACTAATAATTTCTTTAACAACTAACAATAACTGAATAATTCTACTAGAAAGATGTCCCAACCTTCGACGCCATAAGTCAAAGGTGTCTCTTGTCACTGTAGTCAAGCTATTGCTGTCACTATCCCTCTGAAGTATTAAAGCCCCTCAGGTTGCTCACTCGCACCAATCAGCATCCTTGAATTGCGGTCCTGaataacacttattttatcattaaactGAACTACACAATTTCAACTCCTCATTCAATTGTGATATTGAAATCAAGCTACACTTCAAGTTGGGTACATATGACACATTTTTCAATTTCAAATATTCATTCAACACCACAGTCCCACTTTTTTCGGCTATTGTCTCCTTTTCATCTAGCAGTTCAATTGGACATGCAAGCACTTTCTCAACACAACTCATCAACTCAAGTCTTCCGGTCATATGATGAGAGGCTCCGGTGTCAATTATCCACTCCATTGTTCTATTCTTACCATTCAGTCTTCCTTGATTTCCATCTTTTTGTATATTCCGGAGGTTCAGCAACACATTCCATTGCTCGCTGCTCAGCCCACTTATTATTtcttttgtatgtttatgttatttgtCCTTGAGCTATGCTTCCATGTCGTGTCACTTGGGCTGCATTGGCTCGAATTTGACCTCCATGACCTCTCCCTCCAGTTGCATTACCAGCAGATCACTGTCCACTTTGTGCACGGCTTGTCACTCCACGCCCTCTTGTTCTAGGTCTATCTCCCCACCAATCGGAATAACCAATCAATTCAAAGAATGAACCTACATCATGACCAGTTCTTTTGCAActcgagcatgccacaatttTCTCCTTGCCATCCACTCGTCCCTTAGAATGACTAGGAATTTGGATCGCAAAGGCCATGGCCTCACTTCTATGTTCTTTTCCGCGAGTTATATCACGTACTCGCTCTTCTTGTATGAACATAGCATAGGCTCGATACAAGTTCGGCAGTGATTCAgtgcttaaaatatttgagcgGGCAGTTTCATAAGTTGTGTCATCCAACCCCATCAAAAATTGATAAAGTCTTTCCTCTTCATGTCTTTTATCCAGATCTACTTCGATATTGCACTTGCATCCTCCAGATAGACATGTTGGGTATTGTTCATAGTTTCCCAAATCTTCCCAGATCATTTTAATGTTGGCATAATAATTCATAATAGACATGTCTTGTTTTTTGCATTCGACCAACTCACATTTGAGTTGTTGAATTCTCGGCTCGTTTCTGACAGAAAATCTTTCCTTGGTATCCTGCCACAGTTCTTTTGCAGCCTCCATGTAGGTTATGGTTGAGCGCAGGGTTGGCTCGATCGTATTCAATATCCATGACACTAACATGGAATTGACTGTCCACCTATCCTCTAGTTCCACAGAGTCATCGGAAGGTGTCTTTACTGAACCATCGATGAAATTGAACTTTTTCTTGGCCCGTAACGCCGTCTTCATAGCTCACGCCCATTCATCATAGTTCTCACCCTTTAGTTGAACTTGTGTGATGATGTTTCCTAGGTTGTCACTGGCAGAAAGGTAAAACGGAGATGTGAACTTTAAAGACACGTCTCCTCCTTCCTTCTTTTTGTCGTCATTTTTTCCAGCCATGTTTATGGCTCTCATACCACGAAACAAGAATATTTTGGATGGGAAAAGTGTACACTTCGTTCACAATATTACATGCTTATATACATTCTAATACAAAGATCTTAGCAAATCTTCAAAATATCTACACTGACCAAGGAAAGAATACATGCTTAATATACAATATTtgttttcaataaaaaaaaaagagttggTCAAGAAAGAGATGAGTATAACGATTCatctgaaatttgtattgaTAATCCCAATAAGAATCCTAATGAACCTAAAAAAAACGACAAGGGCCCAGCAAAAATTACTTAGTTTTCGAGACCCCTACTTTTAACGGTCAAAGTGAGCCCCTTTATTCTGAATTCGTTAATTCAAAATGAATCAAATCTTCCCAAGTAGGATTCGAACCTACGACCAATCGGTTAACAACCGACCGCTCTACCACTGAGCTACTGAGGAACAACGGGAGAATAGATCTCCTAGAGTTCAATTCCCCCATTTTCTTTAGCCCAAATCACATTTAACCTTGATTTTGTAAGACATCATTGATGGTGGTAGGTGTTGATTGTTATGCGAAGCGAAAAATTGAGTGATTGTGAGGCAAATTTGATTGAGAGGATCACACGATTGAATTGCACCTATAAATAGATGTGTTTTTGCTTCATTCCAAATCATCCAAAGCATCTCATTCTAAGCTCATTTATGACATCTCATATATTTGAGTGTGttgttctataatatttgttagGTGTTTGTTTTCGTGTATTAATAGATTGTTTATTCTCTTTAAAAATACAGTGAGTTGTTGTACACTAataaatattatagtgaaattattttcatattGCATGTAGTTTTTACTTTAATAATTTTCAGGAATTTTTCACGTAAATATTGGTCTTCAATTGTAtcctttattttcatatttatatctTGAAATATAACACCTGAGACCCAGGGGCGGATCTAGGATTTCGATTCTGTGGGGGTTGCTTATAAAATATagacaaaatattaaaagacAAAAATTTCATCGGTTATATTCAACTAAACATAAACAATACGTTTTAGTAAGAATATTTCTAAATAAAAGGATTTCGATGttccttaaaattttcaaaatcttcaatAATAGCATCTTTACAAATATTTTTAGCAATTTCTCTTTCAATAAATATCATCAATACATTCGAAAGAAAATCATCATCTGTTTTGCTCCAAAGCCTACTTTTGACGATATTCATAGCTGAGAATGGCCGTTCTGTAGTAGCGGTAGAAACTGAAAAATTCAGAACAAGCACGATCACTCTAAATACAATGTCATATGTAGCAGGTTTTTTAGTCTTCGCCAACCATTGACACAACTCGGAAATGGTTGAAAACTTGTGTAGTATGACCCTTTGACTAAATTATGAACATAGTGCTTCAACTACATCTCTAACTATTTTTTTCTTCGTTAGTAAAATCTTGTGGATAAAACTTTTCAACCAAATTAAATTGCATATATCCAGATATCTCAATGAATCCCTTGCATTTTGATGATTTAAGGTGGAACTAAGCATGAGTAACTTTATCACATCTTCACTAAAATGCATATTAATTTCTTGCATATGTAAATCTATCGTGGCATAAAAAAAAAGCCTACCCGATAATGATGTTCAATGGTGAAATTTCCTTGATGACGACGAGCTCAACCTTGCCTAACAACATACTGAGCACTTAAATTAGGAACATCAATATTACGAGCCACACAAAAAGACTtcattttttcaagaaaatcatCTCATTTGTCATCTCTTAGCTCTTGTATTAATTTTTAGCTCTATTACATTCAAAATATCTCGAGACTTACTTTGCAATGTCTGACAAAACACATTCGTGGTCTCCATAATCTCGTTCGTTAGATGCAATATGAATACAAAATCAAATGAAgtcgtttcatcataaacagATGTTGCATCTGCTCTTTGGGAAGGAGTTCCATCATCCATAACTTTGAGCAATACAATATATACTGCACTAAACATCTTGATAAAGCTCGACAATGATCTTAAATGAGAACTCCAACGTGTATCAGCTGCTCGTTGTAAATTACATATCTGATTAAGTTCACGCCCTGTCTCGAGTTCATTAATAGAAATCAAATGAATAGTGTCATTATGTGAGCTTCCTTCAATTCATCATTACGCTTGCACGAAGCACCAACCATATTAACtatgaaatttaatttataaaaaaaacttatgaTGGGAGTTACATTTTTTGTTGACGCAACAAAAGCCAACTGCAATCGATGGGCAAAGCAATTAACATAATAAGCAATATTataatctttcaaaatcaaAGCTTGCAGTTCATTGAACTCACCCTTCATATTGCTAGCACCATTGTAACCTTTACTTCTAATATTTTGGACATCCAAATTgtaatgactcaaataagaataTATAGCATCCTTTAATTTCAAAGCTGTCGTATCTGACACATGAACAAGCACAAAAAAATGTTCTTGTATGCATCCATTTTTGTCCACGAACCTCAACACTATAgatattttttctctttttgaCTCATCACGGACTTCATCGATGACTTTACAATACTTGCTGGCTGCAATTTCTTCACGAATTACATTTTTCACTCTCTATGAAAACATGAGAAGTATTTGCTTTTGAATACCATGGCATGTATACGTGGAATTTTTCGGAGCTTTCTGTATTGCATCTGAAACTCATCATTATACAAGGTCACCACATcaagaaattcaagaaaatttccacGATTAGATGATTTAGAGCTCTCATCACGACCTCTAAAAGGAGCGCCCTGAAGCGCAAGAAACCGAAATACATGTATACCAACTTTCAACCGAAGGCAATTCTTTGCAACTGTTTCTGAGctaattttgttgaaaaaccttGGTATATGTCGAGGTTGATTCATTAAATCCTCACATGCCTTTTCAGTCATACGATGGGGCGCAGACACATTAACTTTCCCAATATGACATTGGAAAGAACATGTTTTCCGCTTCGAGCCTTCTTCCAATTATCAAATCCAACAACAGTAAATGCAGTTTGCTTACGACATCTCGATGGCTTGTTAAAAATGAAGCATGGACAACAGAAAGCTCTATCTTTTGCCAGGGAATAATCCAACCAAGGAAAAAGCTCATACCAGGATGATTAAAACCTGCGAGGATGaagattatttttattttagtgGATATTCTGAAAGTATAGGCTACTATGTTTTCAGATTTAGATAAGCCCGACGAATTTCTTCTTGCTTGTTGGGAGAGTATTCCCATATTTGTCGACGCAATCCTGGATCACGCTCTAAGAAGTTAAGATCAACCCCTGCACTTTCAACCTTCCTTAACTTTTGAGAAATGAACCTCGGGTGGAAGGTTATCATTTGAGGGTATAGATGGAGCCGTAGAAATGGGAGATGaaacaaatataaatattcTTCAATGGAAATCTTAGAACAAAAAACTGTAACATTGTGACACCACATGTCTCATACAGAATCACAGAAAACCcatatccccaaatcatttcgcTAGAAATCGAAGACATGCCCAAATACACAAGCCGATTGAAAATCGGTAATTGAAAAAATAACTAGAGAAAAACTCCAATCTCATAGTACATAGACACCAAATAACGATTTCACTAGTTGATCTTCTACCACACCACAGTACCACCAACGAAGaattgatttggtgaaaaattaAATTAGGGTAATCGGTTTTTGGAAAATTGTTATATGAGCATAGTGAAAAATTGgataacaaaaatattttctcaaaatttctatCAATTTAACATATTCAGAAAATAAATCcaaaaaaattgagaaaaaagttaaaaattCAGTAATCAATTTATCAAAATAAACAAACCAAATTATTCTCTTAAATTGGTCCGATTGATTGTTATAGTTAATCAATTTGTATGCTGCACTAAACATATGAGATGTatgtaaaattaatatattaagtAGAGTGGAACGGGTCAATATTGTGTGAGTTCCAAGTAGCTCGATTTCATCTCGTTAAAACATCAGATAGTGGCAGCCTCCTTTCTTCCCCACGGAGATGGCTGATAGCACTACCAATATACCAATTAAGATTGGATGTTGACGCTGCTTACAATGTGAACTCCAACAGTTATACAATCATAAGACTGATATATCATGAAAGACAACCAATGATTGTGTTTGGAAAAAAGATCGATAAACTACCGTGTGTTGTCTACACTGAAATTCTGTGTGATTGAAGATGAAATCAAAATAACAAAAGATGCCAACTTAAATGGTCATGAGATAACTCCAAACTCTTTTCTAGCCACGCAAACATTCATACTCTTAAAGAAAATATCAATTATTAAAAAAGTTAACTTGTATAAACATTCCATCtttcaaaaaaacaaaataaaagaaattaagTTATATATCTACGCACTTATTCTCTTAAATTGGTCCGATTAATTGTTATAGTTAATCAATTTGTATGATGCACTAAACATATCAGATGTatgtaaaattaatatattaagtAGAGTGGAGCGGGTCAATATTGTGTGAGTTCTAAGTAACTCGATTTCAGCTCGTTAAAACATCACTCCCTTCTTCCCCACGGAGATGGCCGATAGCACTACGAATAGACCAATTAAGATTGGATGCTGACGCTGCTTACATATGTGAACTCCAACAGTTATACAAATCATAAGAGTGATATATCATGAAAGACAACCAATGATTGTGTTTGAAAAAAGATCGATAAACCACCATCTGTTGTCTACACTGAAACTTTGTGTGATTGAGGATGAAATCAAAATAACAAAAGATGACAACTTACATGTTCATGAGATAATTCAAAACTCTTCTCTAGCCGCGCAAACACTCATtctcttaaaaaaaatatcagctATTAAAAAGGTTAACTTGTATAAACATTCCATCTttcaaaaaaaacaaaattaaagaaattaagttacatgtatatatatacgcaCACAAACACCAAATCCGAAACGAAACCCTTCAAGTCCAAGCAAGCCCTAAAATCTAAATAGATAAGAAAACTCTCTCAAACCTGCGCGGTCTCTCAGCGCCGACCACTGGAAGCCATAGCCGCATCAGCAACAGGAAATCGCCAGAAAACCCAGCACAATCTGCTGGTTTTTGCACCCTTCAAGATTTGGGGTTTTACTTCGTTTTTGAGTTTTTCCCTAGTCCCATCTCCCGACGAATTATACGGAACGTATATAAGGTTGATTTTTACTGATCCTGGGCCTCTGAAGGGTAAAATCTCAACGCTCATCTATATTTCtacaatttttttgttttcgatggtttttattgattaaaattttttaagcTTTTTATGTCAGATTTCAAGGGCATGAATGCATGTGAATGTAATATAGTGTCTTTGTAGATCGAGTTTAGAACTCGGGATATGCAACAAGTccacaataatattttttgaaaaactcGATTAAGATCAAAGGGCAATGCAACAaatcaattttaaatttattttttaatttaatttcaagacGAGAAGATGAATAATTCAAATTTAGAGCCCTCACAACTCTTACCTAAACCCACGCTACCGTCCCCTTTAGGGTTTAACAGTAAGTCCAAAACCCGAACCAGAAACTTGCTGTTGGGTTTCAGTTTCCAGAACCATAAACACTTCTTCAAAAAAGTTTGGAGTGTTGTAGACAATTTAAGTCGCTAGATTTTCATTAGTGAAGTTCAAGAcctattattttcttttttaatcaTTGAAAATTGAAGGTTTGTAGTAGGTATTAATTTGTTTAAACTTACTTTATTACTCTTATGAATAACTGCATCCCAAACCGTGACCAATCTATCCCTTCAGGTTTTTGTCCCTACTGGGGCATCGGTCAGTCAGTCAAACGTTGCATCAGTTTATTCAGTTCCCAGCTTTATCTACTGATTTGAGGTTGAAAGATATATTGATATAGTCGTGTAATTGGAGAAGAACACTAGGT
This window of the Primulina tabacum isolate GXHZ01 chromosome 4, ASM2559414v2, whole genome shotgun sequence genome carries:
- the LOC142541299 gene encoding uncharacterized protein LOC142541299, encoding MKTALRAKKKFNFIDGSVKTPSDDSVELEDRWTVNSMLVSWILNTIEPTLRSTITYMEAAKELWQDTKERFSVRNEPRIQQLKCELVECKKQDMSIMNYYANIKMIWEDLGNYEQYPTCLSGGCKCNIEVDLDKRHEEERLYQFLMGLDDTTYETARSNILSTESLPNLYRAYAMFIQEERVRDITRGKEHRSEAMAFAIQIPSHSKGRVDGKEKIVACSSCKRTGHDVGSFFELIGYSDWWGDRPRTRGRGVTSRAQSGQ
- the LOC142541300 gene encoding uncharacterized protein LOC142541300 — translated: MTEKACEDLMNQPRHIPRFFNKISSETVAKNCLRLKVGIHVFRFLALQGAPFRGRDESSKSSNRGNFLEFLDVRVKNVIREEIAASKYCKVIDEVRDESKREKISIVLRFVDKNGCIQEHFFVLVHVSDTTALKLKDAIYSYLSHYNLDVQNIRSKGYNGASNMKGEFNELQALILKDYNIAYYVNCFAHRLQLAFVASTKNVTPIISFFYKLNFIVNMVGASCKRNDELKEAHIMTLFI